A window of Malania oleifera isolate guangnan ecotype guangnan chromosome 5, ASM2987363v1, whole genome shotgun sequence contains these coding sequences:
- the LOC131155604 gene encoding probable indole-3-acetic acid-amido synthetase GH3.1 — protein sequence MAVDSVLSSPLGPPACEKDAKALQFIEETTRNADAVQEAMLADIMSRNAETEYLKRHCLGGATDRDTFKSKIPVITYEDLQLEIQRIANGDRSAILSAYPISEFLTSSGTSAGERKLMPTIQEELDRRQLLYSLLMPVMNLYVPGLDKGKGLYFLFVKSETKTPGGLLARPVLTSYYKSEHFKSRPYDPYMVYTSPNETILCPDSFQSMYSQMLCGLYERHHVLRLGAVFASGLLRAIRFLQLHYRLLAADIAAGTLNSKITDPSVRDCLTQILRPDPDLADFVTSECSNENWAGIITRIWPNTKYLDVIVTGAMAQYIPTLDFYSGGLPLACTMYASSECYFGLNLNPMCKPAEVSYTIMPNMAYFEFLPHEPAPSGSTREPTPKLVDLVDVEVGKEYELVITTYAGLYRYRVGDILRVTGFHNSAPQFHFVRRKNVLLSIDSDKTDESELQRAVENASRLLREHASVVEYTSFADTKTIPGHYVIYWELMTAGNSPPGDSVLSQCCLAMEESLNSVYRQCRVADNSIGALEIRVVKGGTFEELMDYAISRGASINQYKVPRCVNFTPIVELLDSRVVSAHFSPALPHWTPERRR from the exons ATGGCTGTTGATTCCGTCCTGTCGTCGCCTCTGGGACCGCCGGCGTGCGAGAAGGACGCAAAGGCGCTCCAATTCATCGAAGAAACGACGCGAAACGCCGACGCAGTTCAGGAGGCGATGCTGGCGGATATTATGAGCCGAAACGCAGAGACAGAGTACCTGAAACGACACTGCCTCGGCGGCGCCACCGATCGCGACACCTTCAAGTCCAAAATTCCGGTCATCACCTACGAGGATTTGCAGCTGGAAATCCAGCGGATTGCCAATGGCGACCGCTCCGCCATCTTGTCCGCTTATCCCATCTCCGAATTCCTCACCAG ttCGGGGACTTCCGCCGGCGAGAGAAAACTGATGCCCACAATTCAGGAAGAGCTGGATCGCCGTCAACTGCTCTACAGTCTCCTAATGCCCGTAATGAACCT GTACGTGCCTGGTTTGGACAAGGGAAAAGGGCTATACTTCCTGTTTGTGAAGTCGGAAACAAAGACTCCAGGAGGACTCCTTGCCCGTCCTGTGCTCACCAGCTACTACAAAAGCGAGCACTTCAAGTCCCGCCCCTACGACCCCTACATGGTGTACACCAGCCCCAACGAGACCATCCTCTGCCCCGACTCCTTCCAGAGCATGTATTCCCAAATGCTCTGCGGCCTCTACGAGCGCCACCATGTCCTTCGCCTCGGCGCCGTTTTCGCCTCCGGCCTCCTCCGCGCCATCCGCTTCCTGCAACTGCACTACCGCCTCCTCGCCGCCGACATCGCCGCTGGCACCCTCAACTCCAAAATCACCGACCCCTCCGTCCGCGACTGCCTGACCCAGATCCTCCGACCTGACCCGGACCTCGCCGACTTCGTCACATCCGAATGCTCAAACGAAAATTGGGCGGGCATCATCACCCGAATATGGCCCAACACCAAGTACCTCGACGTCATCGTCACCGGCGCCATGGCGCAGTACATCCCCACCCTCGATTTCTACAGCGGCGGGCTACCCCTGGCCTGCACAATGTACGCTTCCTCCGAGTGCTATTTCGGACTCAACCTCAACCCGATGTGCAAACCCGCCGAAGTCTCCTACACCATCATGCCCAACATGGCCTACTTCGAGTTCCTCCCCCACGAACCCGCGCCGTCCGGGTCGACCCGAGAGCCGACTCCGAAGCTCGTCGACCTCGTCGACGTGGAGGTCGGGAAGGAGTACGAGCTCGTGATCACCACCTACGCGGGTCTGTACCGGTACCGGGTGGGCGACATCCTCCGGGTCACCGGGTTCCACAACTCGGCGCCGCAGTTTCACTTCGTAAGGCGGAAGAACGTGCTACTTAGCATCGACTCGGACAAAACCGACGAGTCGGAGTTGCAAAGGGCGGTGGAGAACGCGTCGCGGCTTCTCCGGGAGCACGCGAGCGTGGTGGAGTACACAAGCTTCGCCGACACGAAGACTATCCCGGGGCACTACGTGATATACTGGGAGCTGATGACGGCGGGGAACTCGCCGCCGGGAGACTCGGTGCTGAGTCAGTGCTGCCTGGCGATGGAGGAATCGCTGAACTCAGTGTACAGGCAGTGCCGGGTGGCGGACAACTCGATCGGGGCGCTGGAGATTCGGGTGGTGAAGGGGGGAACGTTTGAGGAGCTGATGGATTACGCGATCTCCAGGGGCGCGTCTATCAACCAGTATAAGGTGCCGAGGTGCGTCAACTTTACCCCGATCGTGGAGCTGTTGGACTCCAGAGTGGTGTCGGCGCATTTCAGCCCGGCGCTGCCGCATTGGACTCCGGAGAGAAGACGGTGA